In the genome of Diorhabda carinulata isolate Delta chromosome Y, icDioCari1.1, whole genome shotgun sequence, one region contains:
- the LOC130902872 gene encoding uncharacterized protein LOC130902872 isoform X1 yields MHLVCLGVMKKLLRIWTGRASRAKMSSTAFQNVSEKIVFLSKCIPVEFNRKGRSLSQLADWKATEFRTFLLYIGPVALYGNVDLAIYEHFLLFHCSIMILISKRHIEKFGVPFARQLLHLFVTHSEKIYGLEFLVYNVHSLLHLADDVENFGPLDNSSAFPFENYLHHLKSLVQSPNKPLQEINRRLKEIEMTVYEKHDSTSPDDEHFCKCELSHFLGPTPNFSCKQYKKLHYKDFIFSIASYSEANCFCLTLEGLVFKIENIVVDNNGAVFILGRRFQDYRSFYKYPVDSKEFYVYRIQNLSEYIELLHCHKVFSKCIVFPFKQEWLSFSLLHH; encoded by the coding sequence ATGCACCTAGTTTGTCTAGgtgtaatgaaaaaacttttgcgTATTTGGACAGGACGCGCAAGCCGAGCCAAAATGAGCTCTACTGCATTTCAAAATgtatctgaaaaaattgtttttctcagTAAATGTATTCCAGTAGAATTCAATCGGAAAGGGCGCAGTTTGTCTCAGTTGGCAGATTGGAAAGCAACGGAATTTCGAACATTTTTACTGTATATTGGGCCAGTTGCTTTGTATGGGAATGTCGATTTGGCAATATATGagcattttttgctatttcattGTTCAATTATGATACTTATTTCTAAacgccatattgaaaaattcggaGTTCCATTTGCGCGCCAACTTTTGCATTTATTCGTAACGCACAGTGAAAAGATCTACGGATTAGAGTTCTTAGTTTACAATGTACATTCCTTATTACATTTGGCAGATGACGTTGAAAATTTCGGGCCACTAGACAATTCGTCagcatttccatttgaaaattatctccACCATTTAAAATCGTTAGTTCAGTCTCCGAATAAACCATTACAAGAGATTAATAGAcgcttaaaagaaattgaaatgacagtgtacgaaaaacatgactctacttcacctgatgatGAACACTTCTGTAAATGTGAATTGTCCCATTTCTTAGGACCAACGCCAAATTTCTCTTGCAAGCAGTataaaaagcttcattataaagattttattttttctattgcatcatattcagaagcaaattgtttttgtcttaccttagaaggactggttttcaaaatagaaaatatagtagtggataataatggagcagtttttatattaggtaGGAGGTTTCAGGATTAccgttcattttacaaatacccTGTCGACTCAAAAGAATTCTATGTTTATCGCATCCAAAATTTATCAGAGTATATCGAGTTATTGCACTGccacaaagttttttcgaaatgtattgtttttcctttcaagcaggaatggttgtcattttcattattgcatcattag
- the LOC130902872 gene encoding uncharacterized protein LOC130902872 isoform X2, which produces MPANTQDDVITLLKTIREQNNQILQWIRKQDRSGNHASNTDLPDDIGVQFPLNSQEDITKLETYLSEKNNCLALSAYLSTFGGRDFTGHTNRILNFLFTYSLATNWNFGGKRGEKTAFKNLNVKDVIIGAVRKSSPLVSQKEIEDTIKMWLKHAPEKLKKQQHGNP; this is translated from the exons ATGCCAGCAAACACTCAAGATGATGTAATCACTTTATTGAAGACCATTAGAGAAcagaacaatcaaattttgcagtGGATCCGAAAACAAGATCGCAGTGGCAATCACGCCAGTAATACAGATTTACCAGATGATATAGGCGTACAGTTTCCTTTGAATTCTCAAGAGGATATTACCAAATTGGAAACATACctgagtgaaaaaaataattgcctgGCTTTG tcggcatatctatcgacttttggagggagagattttactggacatacaaaccgcattttaaattttttgttcacttatTCTCTTGCAACTAATTGGAATTTTGGTGGCAAACGAGGTGAGAAAACggcttttaaaaacttaaacgtaaaggatgtgattattg gtgCTGTAAGAAAAAGCTCCCCTCTAGTCAgtcagaaagaaatagaagataccATCAAGATGTGGTTGAAACATGCaccagagaaattgaaaaagcagcaGCATGGCAAcccgtaa